One genomic segment of Pongo abelii isolate AG06213 chromosome 13, NHGRI_mPonAbe1-v2.0_pri, whole genome shotgun sequence includes these proteins:
- the IFNA21 gene encoding interferon alpha-21 → MALPFSLLMAVVVLSYKSICSLGCDLPQTHSLGNRRALILLAQMGRISPFSCLKDRHDFGFPQEEFDGNQLQKAQAISVLHEMIQQTFNLFNTKDSSAAWEQSLLEKFSTELNQQLNDLEACMIQEVGVEETPLMNVDSILAVKKYFQRITLYLTEKKYSPCAWEVVRAEIMRSFSLSKTFQERLRRKE, encoded by the coding sequence ATGGCCCTGCCCTTTTCTTTACTGATGGCCGTGGTGGTGCTCAGCTACAAATCCATCTGTTCTCTGGGCTGTGATCTGCCTCAGACCCACAGCCTGGGTAATAGGAGGGCCTTGATACTCCTGGCACAAATGGGAAGAatctctcctttctcctgcctgaaaGACAGACATGATTTCGGATTCCCCCAGGAGGAGTTTGATGGCAACCAGTTGCAGAAGGCTCAAGCCATCTCTGTCCTCCATGAGATGATCCAGCAGACCTTCAATCTCTTCAACACAAAAGACTCATCTGCTGCTTGGGAACAGAGCCTCCTAGAAAAATTTTCCACTGAACTTAACCAGCAACTGAACGACCTGGAAGCCTGTATGATACAGGAGGTTGGGGTGGAAGAGACTCCCCTGATGAATGTGGACTCCATCCTGGCTGTGAAGAAATACTTCCAAAGAATCACTCTTTATCTCACAGAGAAGAAATACAGCccttgtgcctgggaggttgtCAGAGCAGAAATCATGAGATCCTTCTCTTTATCAAAAACCTTTCAAGAAAGATTAAGGAGGAAGGAATGA